A genome region from Leptodactylus fuscus isolate aLepFus1 chromosome 6, aLepFus1.hap2, whole genome shotgun sequence includes the following:
- the LOC142209165 gene encoding uncharacterized protein LOC142209165 translates to MDSLCYVMLLHCLTVEEPLLEAISVSQLLLIGVIGSVCADIRKKRRILEAQEAQGATHSLTMKILLALLCMFSALVCSGNNTYQSILKGCGNELCNNTGMATQDDVMYRFRADCCKGELCNTHEYQLPKEDLRPNGRICPSCLLIGTTEECVTAKTMNCTGPQDQCFTYRAVVRTPDGEVNSFSVQDCSNRFTCKFNFDENIGIEEISRDDLSCEKLRPNADNDPESMNESAVFQSDDFL, encoded by the exons ATGGACTCCTTGTGTTATGTGATGTTACTCCATTGTCTTACGGTGGAAGAACCTTTGCTGGAGGCCATTTCTGTGTCTCAATTATTGCTAATAGGAG TTATAGGATCTGTGTGTGCAGACATCAGGAAGAAGAGAAGAATCCTAGAAGCCCAAGAAGCCCAAGGAGCCACCCATTCACTGACAATGAAGATCCTACTTGCTTTGCTCTGCATGTTCTCTGCTCTTGTCTGCTCAG GTAATAACACGTATCAGTCCATACTTAAAGGTTGTGGCAATGAATTGTGTAATAACACAGGCATGGCGACCCAGGACGATGTCATGTACCGATTCCGTGCGGATTGCTGCAAAGGAGAACTATGCAACACTCATGAATATCAAC TTCCTAAAGAGGATTTAAGACCAAATGGTAGGATATGTCCATCCTGCTTGCTGATCGGCACTACCGAGGAATGTGTGACTGCCAAGACGATGAACTGCACTGGACCCCAAGACCAATGCTTCACCTATAGGGCCGTTGTGAGGACTCCAG ATGGTGAAGTGAATTCGTTTTCTGTACAAGATTGTAGTAATCGCTTCACCTGCAAATTCAATTTTGACGAAAACATTGGGATTGAAGAGATAAGCAGGGACGATCTAAGCTGCGAGAAGTTACGTCCCAATGCAGACAATGACCCTGAATCAATGAATGAATCAGCCGTCTTCCAATCTGATGATTTTCTCTGA